One Danio rerio strain Tuebingen ecotype United States chromosome 13, GRCz12tu, whole genome shotgun sequence DNA window includes the following coding sequences:
- the hkdc1 gene encoding hexokinase HKDC1 (The RefSeq protein has 2 substitutions compared to this genomic sequence) — translation MFAVHLLSFYFSKLQEDQIKKVDRFLYAMRLSEDQLKDISARFRLEMEKGLSSESNAAAAVKMLPTHVYSTPDGSEKGEFLALDLGGSKFKVLQVKVSEDGKGKVEMESETFPIPEEIVNGRGTELFEHVAESLKSFLQKHHINHTRKPLGFTFSFPCAQSKIDEGVLLSWSKNFKVRGVQGTNVVQSLRKAIRKVGDLDVDVLAMVNDTVGAMMTCGYDDQNCEVGVIVGTGTNACYMEEMRHIDLVEGDEGRMCINTELGAFGDDGVLDDFITSFDREIDAASINPGKQLFEKMVSGMYMGELVRLILLRMAKKGLLFRGQISDALRTKGTFHTNHMCLIEQYKSGLENTKEILEDLGLNPSDDDCIAVQHVCTIVSFRSANLVAAALAAILTRIRENKKLKTLRTTVGVDGTVYRTHPQYPKRLHKVVRHLVPDCHVRFVLSESGSAKGAAMVTAVAQRLASQRKEIDDTLAAFALTSTQLQEVKQKMHVELERGLKKETHPTASVKMLPTYVYRTPDGTERGKYLALDLGGTNFRVLVVKIRTGMRNSVRMYNKIYAIPLEIMQGTGEELFDHIVQCISDFLDYMGMKNTRLPLGFTFSFPCNQTGIDKGDLVCWTKGFKATDCEGYDVVDMLREAIKRRNEFDLDIVAIVNDTVGTMMTCAYEDPKCQIGLIAGTGSNVCYMEEMKNIEIVEGDEGQMCVNTEWGGFGENDNIEDIRTRYDREVDSGSLNAGKQRFEKMTSGMYLGEIVRQILIDLTKRGFLFRGRITERLKTKGIFETKFLSQIESDRLALLQVRCILQSLGLDSTCDDSIIVKEVCGAVSRRAAQLCGAGMAAIVDKIRENRGLDRLDITVGVDGTLYKLHPHFSTILKETVRELAPNCKVDFILSEDGSGKGAALITAVARQHHVQKQEQN, via the exons ATGTTCGCGGTTCATTTGTTGTCCTTTTACTTCTCAAAGCTGCAGGAGGATCAGATCAAGAAG GTAGACAGATTTCTGTATGCAATGCGCCTATCAGAAGATCAGCTGAAGGACATATCAGCTCGCTTTCGGCTCGAGATGGAGAAGGGACTGTCAAGCGAGAGCAATGCTGCAGCTGCTGTGAAGATGCTCCCGACTCATGTTTATTCAACACCCGATGGCTCAG AGAAGGGAGAATTCCTGGCACTGGATCTGGGGGGCTCAAAATTTAAAGTACTCCAGGTAAAGGTTTCAGAAGATGGGAAGGGAAAAGTGGAGATGGAGAGTGAAACCTTTCCCATCCCTGAAGAGATTGTCAATGGCAGAGGAACAGAG ctttttgaGCATGTGGCAGAATCCTTGAAGTCTTTTCTACAGAAGCACCACATTAATCACACAAGAAAACCTCTCGGCTTCACTTTCTCCTTCCCATGTGCACAGTCCAAAATAGACGAG GGTGTCCTGCTGTCATGGTCGAAGAATTTCAAGGTTAGAGGTGTTCAAGGAACCAATGTGGTGCAGTCATTGCGGAAGGCCATTCGTAAAGTTGGG GATCTTGATGTGGATGTCCTGGCGATGGTCAATGACACAGTGGGGGCCATGATGACCTGTGGATACGATGACCAGAACTGTGAAGTGGGGGTTATTGTAG GTACTGGCACTAATGCGTGTTACATGGAGGAAATGCGGCACATTGACCTGGTGGAGGGAGATGAAGGAAGAATGTGTATCAATACTGAATGGGGGGCATTTGGAGATGATGGTGTTCTTGATGATTTCATTACAAGCTTTGACCGTGAAATTGATGCCGCCTCTATTAATCCAGGAAAACAGCT TTTTGAAAAGATGGTGAGTGGGATGTACATGGGAGAACTTGTGAGACTTATCCTTTTAAGAATGGCCAAGAAGGGTCTACTCTTTCGTGGCCAAATCTCGGATGCTCTTCGAACCAAGGGAACATTTCATACCAACCATATGTGCTTGATTGAACA GTATAAAAGCGGTTTGGAAAACACCAAGGAGATCCTGGAGGACCTAGGACTAAATCCCAGTGACGATGACTGTATTGCTGTCCAGCATGTCTGCACCATCGTGTCCTTCAGGTCAGCTAATCTGGTGGCTGCAGCTTTGGCTGCCATTCTGACACGGATCAGAGAAAACAAAAAGCTGAAGACCCTTCGGACTACTGTAGGAGTGGATGGGACGGTCTACAGAACACATCCACA GTACCCCAAAAGGCTCCACAAGGTGGTCCGCCATCTGGTGCCAGACTGCCATGTGCGTTTTGTGCTGTCTGAAAGTGGCAGTGCCAAAGGTGCCGCTATGGTGACCGCCGTGGCTCAGCGATTAGCCTCCCAGCGGAAAGAGATTGATGATACCCTTGCAGCTTTTGCTTTGACTTCCACACAGCTCCTGGAAGTGAAGCAGAAGATGCATGTGGAGTTGGAACGAGGCCTGAAGAAAGAAACCCATCCCACTGCTTCAGTAAAAATGCTGCCCACATATGTTTACAGGACCCCAGATGGGACAG AAAGGGGAAAGTACCTTGCTTTGGATCTTGGTGGAACCAATTTCCGCGTGTTGGTGGTTAAGATTCGGACTGGCATGCGAAATTCAGTCCGGATGTACAACAAAATTTATGCCATCCCACTGGAGATTATGCAGGGCACAGGAGAGGAG CTGTTTGACCACATCGTTCAGTGTATCTCAGATTTCTTGGACTATATGGGAATGAAGAACACTCGTCTGCCACTTGGCTTCACCTTCTCTTTCCCTTGCAATCAGACAGGTATTGATAAG GGAGATCTGGTCTGCTGGACAAAGGGCTTCAAAGCGACAGACTGTGAAGGGTATGATGTTGTGGACATGCTGAGAGAGGCCATCAAAAGACGAAAT GAGTTTGATCTCGATATCGTAGCTATAGTTAATGACACAGTTGGCACAATGATGACCTGTGCATATGAGGACCCTAAATGTCAGATTGGTCTTATTGCTG GAACAGGAAGCAATGTGTGTTACATGGAGGAGATGAAGAACATTGAGATTGTTGAGGGTGATGAAGGACAGATGTGTGTAAACACTGAGTGGGGAGGTTTTGGAGAAAATGATAATATTGAGGACATCCGGACCAGATATGACAGAGAGGTAGACAGCGGCTCACTCAATGCTGGAAAACAAAG GTTTGAAAAAATGACCAGTGGCATGTATTTAGGAGAGATTGTAAGGCAGATCCTTATTGATCTCACAAAGCGTGGTTTTCTGTTTCGCGGTCGCATCACAGAGAGACTGAAGACCAAAGGAATCTTTGAAACCAAGTTTCTTTCACAGATTGAGAg TGACCGTTTGGCACTACTGCAAGTGAGGTGCATATTGCAGAGTCTGGGTCTGGACAGCACATGCGATGACAGTATTATTGTGAAGGAGGTTTGTGGAGCTGTTTCTCGTCGAGCAGCTCAGCTCTGTGGAGCAGGAATGGCTGCAATTGTGGATAAAATCAGAGAGAACCGTGGATTGGATCGTCTGGACATCACTGTTGGAGTGGATGGCACTCTTTACAAGTTACATCCACA cttctccacgatctTAAAGGAGACTGTCAGAGAGCTGGCGCCCAATTGTAAAGTGGATTTCATCCTTTCAGAGGACGGCAGTGGCAAAGGAGCGGCGCTGATCACAGCTGTGGCTCGACAGCATCACGTACAGAAACAAGAACAGAACTAG